The Fragaria vesca subsp. vesca linkage group LG2, FraVesHawaii_1.0, whole genome shotgun sequence genome includes a window with the following:
- the LOC101311943 gene encoding F-box protein AFR-like has product MAALTSSASNPETENSDIERRRRSSNKSEPLIPGLPDEVTELCLLYLPYPYQTLVRSVSASWNRAISDPAFLHCKKSLSLPLPYLFVFAFNKSTARIQWQALDPRSGRWFVLPPMPGHYSKAGSPPGLACASLPRQGMLVVLGGSNAECSMRSTLVYRTSTNQWSNAALMPTARSYFDAGCVDNKIVAVGGTGTCENDSIRTVECYDPEMDKWTTIATMPVGLTKYDSHVVGDKMYVTEGWTWPFMFSPRSLVYDSKTDVWREMSLGMREGWTGISVLVDNKLLVISEYGDCPIKVYDHDEDTWRYVGGDKFPCDALRRPFAVSAVEGSIYVVACGLNVGIGRLSEGEKGEVQVEWQVMPAPSAFRGFSPSSCQVLYA; this is encoded by the coding sequence ATGGCAGCTTTGACTTCATCTGCATCAAACCCAGAAACTGAGAATTCTGACATAGAAAGGAGGAGAAGAAGCAGCAACAAATCTGAGCCGTTGATTCCTGGACTTCCCGACGAGGTGACCGAGCTGTGTCTGCTTTACCTTCCCTATCCATACCAAACTTTGGTGCGTTCGGTCTCTGCTTCGTGGAACAGAGCCATTTCAGACCCGGCTTTCCTTCACTGCAAGAAGTCTCTTTCGCTCCCGCTGCCGTATCTTTTCGTTTTCGCCTTCAACAAATCGACGGCCAGGATTCAGTGGCAAGCGCTAGACCCTCGATCGGGCCGTTGGTTTGTCCTACCTCCGATGCCGGGGCATTATTCCAAGGCTGGGAGTCCACCGGGGTTAGCATGCGCCTCCTTGCCACGTCAAGGGATGCTTGTCGTGTTGGGTGGATCCAACGCGGAATGTTCTATGCGGTCCACCCTCGTGTACCGTACATCGACCAATCAATGGTCCAACGCGGCTCTTATGCCGACTGCTCGATCTTATTTCGATGCAGGGTGCGTCGATAATAAAATCGTAGCAGTCGGAGGTACTGGGACATGCGAGAACGACTCAATTAGGACTGTCGAGTGTTACGACCCTGAAATGGATAAGTGGACGACAATTGCGACAATGCCTGTAGGACTTACCAAATACGACTCCCACGTGGTGGGGGATAAGATGTATGTCACTGAGGGGTGGACGTGGCCCTTTATGTTCTCGCCACGTAGCCTGGTCTACGACTCGAAGACGGACGTGTGGCGAGAAATGAGTCTCGGGATGAGGGAAGGCTGGACGGGCATCAGTGTATTAGTGGACAACAAGTTATTGGTGATATCGGAGTATGGTGATTGTCCGATTAAAGTGTACGATCATGATGAGGACACGTGGAGGTACGTCGGAGGGGACAAGTTCCCGTGCGACGCACTTAGACGGCCTTTCGCTGTAAGCGCGGTGGAGGGTAGCATATATGTGGTGGCATGTGGGCTGAATGTGGGAATAGGAAGGCTGTCTGAAGGAGAAAAGGGCGAGGTACAGGTCGAGTGGCAGGTTATGCCAGCTCCAAGTGCTTTTAGGGGTTTTTCTCCTTCTAGTTGTCAAGTGCTTTATGCCTGA
- the LOC101298568 gene encoding uncharacterized protein LOC101298568 has protein sequence MADSVSDKSIQNLISATKSLRLSLQKSQGLGLALDKAGSRFEEINQRLPSLEAAVRPIRADKEALAAVGGHINRAVGPAAAVLKVFDAVHGLEKSLLSDPRSDLPGYLSVMKRLEEALRFLGDNCGLAIQWLEDIVEYLEDNAVADERYLSNLKKSLKSLRELQSDEGKTYLDGGLLEAALEKLENEFRRLLTEHSVPLPMSSSSSLGEQACIAPSPLPVMVIQKLQAIIGRMIANNRLEKCISIYVEVRSSNVRASLQALNLDYLEISIAEFNDVQSIEGYIAQWGKHLEFAVKHLFEAEYKLCNDVFERIGLDVWMGCFAKIAAQAGILAFLQFGKTVTDSKKDPIKLLKLLDIFASLNKLRLDFNRLFGGGACVEIQNLTRDLIKSVIDGAAEIFWELLLQVELQRQNPPPPDGSVPKLVSFITDYCNKLLGDDYKPILTQVLIIHRSWKHEKFQEKLLINEVVKIAKAIEQNLEAWITAYEDPSLANLFAMNNHWHLYRSLKGTKLGALLGDAWLREHEQFKGYYAEVFLRDSWGKLPSHLSREGLILFSGGRATARDLVKKRLKTFNEAFDEMYKRQSNWIVLDKDLREKTCQLIVQAVVPVYRSYMQNYGPLVEQDASNSKYVKYTVQTLEKMLMSLFQPKPMRYGSFKGSRQLSGNFNNAVKDLRRTTSAAV, from the coding sequence ATGGCGGATTCGGTGAGTGATAAGAGCATTCAGAATTTGATATCTGCAACCAAGTCATTGAGGCTGAGCTTACAAAAGTCACAGGGGTTGGGGTTGGCTTTAGACAAGGCAGGGTCGAGATTTGAAGAGATTAACCAGAGATTACCGTCTCTTGAAGCTGCGGTTAGGCCCATTCGGGCTGATAAGGAGGCCCTTGCTGCTGTTGGAGGTCATATCAACCGTGCTGTTGGCCCGGCTGCAGCTGTGCTTAAAGTGTTTGATGCTGTTCATGGGCTCGAGAAGTCGCTGTTGTCGGATCCCAGGAGTGATCTTCCGGGGTACTTATCGGTGATGAAGCGTTTGGAAGAGGCTTTGAGGTTTCTGGGTGACAATTGTGGATTGGCAATTCAGTGGTTGGAGGATATAGTGGAGTACTTGGAGGATAATGCGGTTGCAGATGAGCGTTATCTATCGAATCTGAAGAAGTCGTTGAAAAGTCTCAGAGAATTGCAGAGTGATGAGGGGAAGACTTATCTTGATGGGGGGCTTTTGGAGGCTGCATTGGAGAAGTTGGAAAATGAGTTCCGGCGACTCCTAACGGAACACAGTGTGCCGCTTCCAATGTCGTCGTCGTCATCACTGGGAGAACAAGCCTGCATTGCGCCATCACCATTACCTGTTATGGTAATCCAGAAGTTGCAAGCTATCATTGGAAGAATGATTGCTAATAATAGACTTGAGAAGTGTATATCTATTTATGTTGAAGTTCGAAGTTCAAATGTAAGGGCAAGTTTACAAGCTCTGAATTTGGATTACCTTGAGATATCAATTGCGGAGTTTAATGATGTGCAAAGCATAGAGGGGTATATTGCGCAGTGGGGAAAGCATTTGGAGTTTGCAGTGAAACACTTGTTTGAGGCCGAGTATAAGCTGTGCAATGATGTCTTTGAGAGGATTGGATTGGATGTGTGGATGGGTTGTTTTGCAAAGATAGCGGCTCAGGCTGGTATTCTTGCATTCCTTCAATTTGGAAAGACTGTTACAGATAGCAAGAAAGACCCAATAAAGCTTTTGAAGTTGTTGGATATATTTGCATCTCTGAACAAATTGAGACTTGATTTCAACCGGCTTTTTGGGGGAGGAGCATGTGTTGAAATCCAAAACCTGACAAGGGACCTCATTAAGAGTGTCATTGATGGAGCTGCTGAAATTTTTTGGGAGCTTCTTCTTCAGGTGGAGTTGCAAAGGCAGAACCCGCCTCCTCCAGATGGGAGTGTACCAAAATTGGTCAGTTTCATTACTGATTATTGTAATAAACTGCTTGGGGATGATTACAAGCCAATCTTAACTCAGGTTCTGATCATCCATCGAAGTTGGAAGCATGAGAAGTTTCAAGAGAAACTGCTTATTAACGAGGTTGTAAAAATTGCTAAAGCGATTGAGCAAAACTTGGAAGCTTGGATAACGGCATATGAGGATCCCTCCTTGGCGAACCTCTTCGCAATGAACAACCACTGGCATCTGTACAGGAGCCTAAAAGGAACTAAGCTGGGAGCTCTTCTGGGGGATGCTTGGTTAAGAGAACATGAACAATTCAAGGGCTATTATGCTGAGGTGTTCTTGAGAGACAGCTGGGGGAAACTTCCTAGTCATTTAAGTAGGGAGGGTCTAATTCTCTTCTCAGGTGGTCGTGCAACTGCCCGTGATCTTGTCAAGAAGAGACTGAAAACCTTCAATGAAGCCTTTGATGAAATGTATAAGCGACAGTCAAATTGGATAGTATTAGATAAAGATCTAAGGGAGAAGACATGCCAGCTCATAGTGCAGGCAGTTGTGCCTGTTTACAGAAGCTACATGCAGAATTATGGCCCATTGGTTGAGCAAGACGCTAGTAATAGCAAGTATGTAAAGTATACAGTGCAGACTCTGGAGAAAATGCTCATGTCTCTCTTTCAGCCAAAGCCTATGAGATATGGCAGTTTCAAAGGTAGCAGGCAGCTGAGTGGGAACTTCAACAATGCAGTAAAAGATCTTCGACGTACTACCTCTGCAGCTGTATGA
- the LOC101311438 gene encoding uncharacterized protein LOC101311438: protein MDVLVGSTSAATASCLFLNQNGVVGGGGLNQNGGGSAIGACGQRNQARSEREDSFSSSSSSSIGAPDDSDEENESKEGSGDVTDSEEVQSKFNGRAAGGLTSLGSMDSLEDSLPIKRGLSNYFSGKSKSFASLSDVVTTASTVKELEKRDNPFNKRRRVLIASKWSRKSSFSSFYNHPNPKSMPLLASLNEDEEEEPEETQEDPSSGQSSSDEKEPRMIRTPKLLDRGLKSFKSRSCYCLSDLQEHEH, encoded by the exons ATGGACGTTCTGGTGGGATCCACCTCCGCCGCGACGGCCTCCTGTCTGTTTCTCAACCAAAACGGCGTCGTGGGCGGCGGAGGTCTCAACCAAAACGGAGGAGGATCGGCGATCGGGGCATGCGGACAGCGCAACCAGGCTCGGTCGGAGCGGGAAGACTCGTTCTCGAGCAGTTCGTCGTCGTCCATAGGGGCACCTGACGACAGTGACGAAGAAAATGAATCCAAGGAAGGATCCGGTGACGTCACTGACAGCGAAGAGGTTCAGAGCAAGTTTAACGGCCGCGCCGCTGGAGGATTGACTTCTCTGGGATCGATGGATTCTCTGGAAGATTCTCTCCCCATCAA GAGGGGATTATCGAACTACTTCTCAGGGAAATCGAAATCATTTGCAAGCTTATCGGATGTTGTGACGACCGCTTCGACGGTGAAGGAGCTGGAGAAGAGGGACAACCCATTCAACAAGAGGAGAAGAGTTTTGATCGCCTCGAAATGGTCCAGAAAGTCGTCGTTTTCATCTTTCTACAACCACCCAAACCCAAAGTCCATGCCATTACTAGCATCCTTAAATGAAGACGAAGAAGAAGAACCAGAAGAGACGCAAGAAGACCCATCATCAGGGCAATCTTCCTCAGATGAGAAAGAGCCACGCATGATCAGGACCCCTAAATTGCTTGACAGGGGATTGAAGAGCTTCAAGTCTAGGAGTTGCTATTGCCTCTCAGATCTGCAAGAACATGAACACTAA
- the LOC101312232 gene encoding putative peptidyl-tRNA hydrolase PTRHD1-like, with protein MSQPASEANPDTSKPETPDVVVQYVVLRRDLIDTWPLGSVVTQGCHASVSAIWSHKEDPHTLQYCSPESIDSMHKVTLEVKGEPQILNLSEKLKAGGIEHKLWIEQPENFPTCLATKPYPKSME; from the exons ATGTCTCAACCGGCATCGGAAGCCAATCCGGACACCTCGAAACCGGAGACCCCCGATGTCGTCGTTCAGTACGTGGTGCTCCGGCGAGACCTAATCGACACGTGGCCGTTAGGCAGTGTGGTGACGCAGGGCTGCCATGCCTCCGTCTCCGCCATCTGGTCCCACAAAGAGGACCCTCACACGCTCCAGTACTGCAGCCCTGAATCCATTGATTCTATGCATAAG GTTACTCTTGAGGTGAAGGGAGAACCCCAAATCTTGAACTTGTCTGAGAAGCTTAAAGCTGGTGGAATAGAGCATAAACTGTGGATTGAGCAACCTGAGAACTTCCCAACATGTCTCGCTACGAAGCCTTACCCCAAATCCATG GAATAG
- the LOC101313097 gene encoding F-box protein CPR30-like, which yields MARELPRDIIESNILTRLPVKSLIRFISVSKRWRSVILHDPRFAKSQYKLASKQKSITHRILVSSSEGSPELRCLDLESPWFGQSSSSCRKLSFPFEQQPPRECHLLGSCNGLVFVALENGKFYVWNPLTGFFKKLPDIGDSSDGTAVLEYCGAGYLSATDNYKVLVGYFLKKQNEDRNTEMVHIFSLEDHSWRIVDVDYFGDIFPRHQGMLSNEALHWLYDGDSGFDLIVFDLAKEEFPIMQLPNVDNDGTSWFGCLLGVVGGCLCVSSCTDVAIASDSVDFWVMREYDVRDSWTKLFNLDFSNLPVKPLLENQPCTWFATESGTVGVKLTGNGFWFMRIDHEEKQKLGLYMIEGNLFYMLEYEESLIWIEEKETAKETKTSSPS from the coding sequence ATGGCGAGGGAATTGCCCCGAGATATTATAGAGAGTAACATCCTCACTAGGCTTCCCGTCAAATCCTTGATCCGATTCATCTCCGTTTCGAAACGCTGGCGTTCCGTTATACTCCACGACCCTAGATTCGCCAAATCCCAATATAAGTTGGCTTCTAAGCAGAAATCCATCACTCACCGAATCCTCGTGTCCAGCAGCGAAGGATCTCCTGAGCTCAGATGCCTAGACTTGGAGTCGCCGTGGTTCGGGCAGAGTTCCTCTTCTTGTAGGAAGCTGAGTTTCCCATTCGAGCAGCAACCGCCACGCGAATGCCACCTACTGGGCTCTTGTAATGGCTTGGTGTTTGTAGCATTGGAAAACGGCAAGTTCTACGTCTGGAACCCCTTGACTGGATTCTTCAAGAAACTGCCTGACATTGGCGACTCCTCAGATGGAACGGCCGTGCTAGAGTACTGTGGTGCTGGCTATTTGTCGGCCACGGACAACTACAAGGTTCTTGTAGGCTACTTTCTTAAGAAACAAAACGAGGATAGAAATACCGAGATGGTACACATTTTCTCGTTGGAAGATCACAGTTGGAGAATAGTTGATGTTGATTACTTCGGCGATATCTTTCCTCGTCATCAGGGAATGCTTTCGAATGAGGCACTTCATTGGCTATACGACGGCGATTCCGGATTCGATCTGATTGTTTTTGATTTGGCTAAGGAGGAGTTCCCCATAATGCAGCTGCCAAATGTGGATAATGATGGCACGAGTTGGTTTGGGTGCCTGCTTGGGGTTGTTGGAGGGTGCCTCTGTGTGTCAAGTTGTACTGATGTGGCTATTGCTTCTGACTCTGTTGATTTTTGGGTGATGAGAGAATATGACGTGCGTGACTCTTGGACTAAGCTTTTTAACCTGGATTTTTCCAACTTGCCCGTGAAGCCATTGCTTGAAAACCAACCCTGCACTTGGTTTGCTACGGAAAGTGGCACAGTTGGCGTGAAATTGACTGGCAATGGGTTTTGGTTCATGAGGATTGATCATGAAGAAAAACAAAAGCTTGGCCTGTATATGATTGAGGGGAACCTGTTTTACATGCTTGAATATGAAGAGAGTCTTATTTGGATCGAAGAGAAAGAGACTGCCAAAGAGACTAAAACCTCATCGCCAAGCTGA
- the LOC101312521 gene encoding F-box protein CPR30-like produces MANELPQEIIESKILTRLPVKSLIRFTSVSKRWRSVILYNPKFAKSQFELASKQKSITHRILVSNSKGSPELKCLDMESPWFGQSSCSSCRKVCVPFEQQPPRECYLLGSCNGLVFVASEDSRFYIWNPSTKFFKKLPHLGYSSDEKAVLDYYGAGYMSATDNYKVLVGYFLKKQNEEGHTEMVHIFSLEDHIWRIIDVDYFGDIFPCHQGMLSNEALHWLHDYGDSRIDLVAFDLDKEEFSILQLPDLDTDGTSWYRCLLGVVGGCLCVSSYMDEAIASESVDFWVMREYGVCDSWTKLFNLDFSNLPVQRLLRGSPCTWFATETGTVGVKRTGNGVWFMKIDHKDKEKLGLYMIEGNQLYMVEYEESLVWIEEKENAKETQTSSPSRKKLKS; encoded by the coding sequence ATGGCCAATGAATTGCCCCAAGAAATTATAGAGAGTAAAATCCTCACTAGGCTTCCCGTCAAATCCCTAATCCGATTCACCTCCGTTTCGAAACGCTGGCGTTCCGTCATACTCTACAACCCTAAATTCGCCAAATCCCAATTTGAGTTGGCTTCTAAGCAGAAATCCATCACTCACCGAATCCTCGTGTCCAACAGTAAAGGGTCTCCTGAGCTCAAATGCCTAGACATGGAGTCGCCGTGGTTCGGACAGAGTTCCTGCTCCTCTTGCAGGAAGGTGTGTGTCCCATTCGAGCAGCAACCGCCACGCGAATGCTACCTACTGGGCTCTTGTAATGGCTTGGTGTTTGTAGCATCCGAAGACAGCAGGTTCTACATCTGGAACCCCTCGACTAAATTCTTCAAGAAACTGCCTCACCTTGGCTACTCCTCGGATGAAAAGGCTGTGCTAGATTACTACGGTGCTGGCTATATGTCGGCCACAGACAACTACAAGGTTCTTGTAGGCTACTTCCTTAAGAAACAAAACGAGGAGGGACATACCGAGATGGTACACATTTTCTCGTTAGAAGATCACATTTGGAGAATAATTGATGTTGATTACTTTGGCGATATATTTCCTTGTCATCAAGGTATGCTTTCGAATGAGGCACTTCATTGGCTACACGACTACGGCGATTCCAGGATTGATCTGGTTGCTTTTGATTTGGATAAGGAGGAGTTCAGCATATTGCAGCTGCCGGATTTGGATACTGATGGCACGAGTTGGTATAGGTGCCTGCTTGGGGTTGTTGGAGGGTGCCTCTGTGTGTCGAGTTATATGGATGAGGCTATTGCTTCTGAATCTGTTGATTTTTGGGTGATGAGAGAGTATGGGGTGTGTGACTCTTGGACTAAGCTTTTTAACCTGGATTTTTCCAACTTGCCTGTGCAGCGATTGCTTAGAGGTTCACCCTGCACTTGGTTTGCTACGGAAACTGGCACAGTTGGCGTGAAACGGACTGGCAACGGGGTTTGGTTCATGAAGATTGATCATAAAGACAAAGAAAAGCTTGGCCTGTATATGATTGAGGGGAACCAGCTTTACATGGTTGAATATGAAGAGAGTCTAGTTTGGATCGAAGAGAAAGAGAATGCCAAAGAGACTCAAACCTCATCACCAAGCCGAAAAAAGCTCAAGTCATGA
- the LOC101308633 gene encoding F-box protein CPR30-like yields the protein MARELPQDIIENNILTSLPVKSLIRFTSVSKHWRSVILYNPKFAKSQFESSSKTHRILVSSNGSPELKSLDFESPWFGQASSFRKLHFPFEQQPAHCNFLGSSNGLLFVALDDKRFYIWNPSTQFFKQLPGIGYPSNRSAVSMYYGAGYLSATDNYKVMIAYMLDSQEEEEEKSVEAVHVLSLKSPIWRMGNADSLGTDIFPCLQGTLSNEVLHWLYEYNYSRYDLVAFDLASEEFRIMQLPDFDDDGRSLYRCQLGVVGGGLCVASYTDVAITCDSVDFWVMREYDVRESWTKVFNLDFSNLPVQPLLERSPCGWFAMESGTVALKWTGKGIWFMRIDHKEQDKLGLYMIEGSRFAIVEYEESLIWIEEKENVKRTGRNSSRRSRKKLKS from the coding sequence ATGGCGAGGGAATTGCCCCAAGATATTATAGAGAATAACATCCTCACTAGCCTTCCCGTCAAATCCCTAATCCGATTCACCTCCGTTTCGAAACACTGGCGTTCCGTCATACTCTACAACCCTAAATTCGCGAAATCCCAATTTGAATCATCTTCCAAGACTCACAGAATCCTCGTGTCCAGCAACGGCTCTCCTGAACTCAAATCCCTAGACTTCGAGTCGCCGTGGTTCGGACAGGCTTCCTCATTCAGGAAGCTACATTTCCCATTCGAGCAGCAACCGGCGCACTGCAACTTTCTAGGCTCCTCAAATGGCTTGTTGTTTGTAGCATTGGATGACAAGAGGTTCTACATCTGGAATCCCTCGACTCAATTCTTCAAGCAATTGCCTGGCATTGGTTATCCCTCGAATAGAAGCGCCGTGTCGATGTACTATGGTGCTGGCTATTTGTCCGCCACAGACAACTACAAGGTTATGATAGCCTACATGCTTGACAGTCAAGAGGAGGAGGAGGAGAAAAGTGTCGAGGCGGTACATGTTTTATCATTGAAATCTCCCATTTGGAGAATGGGCAATGCTGATAGCCTTGGCACCGATATTTTTCCTTGTCTTCAGGGGACACTTTCGAATGAGGTGCTACATTGGCTGTATGAGTACAACTATTCCAGATACGATCTGGTTGCTTTTGATTTGGCTAGCGAGGAGTTCCGGATAATGCAGCTGCCGGATTTTGATGATGATGGTAGGAGCTTGTATAGGTGCCAGCTTGGGGTTGTTGGAGGGGGCCTGTGTGTTGCGAGTTATACTGATGTGGCTATTACTTGTGACTCTGTTGATTTTTGGGTGATGAGAGAATATGACGTGCGTGAGTCTTGGACTAAGGTTTTTAACCTGGATTTTTCCAACTTGCCTGTGCAGCCATTACTTGAGAGATCACCGTGCGGTTGGTTTGCTATGGAAAGTGGCACAGTTGCCTTGAAATGGACTGGCAAGGGGATTTGGTTCATGAGGATTGATCATAAAGAACAAGATAAGCTTGGCCTGTATATGATTGAGGGAAGCAGGTTTGCCATTGTTGAATATGAAGAGAGTCTAATTTGGATTGAGGAGAAAGAGAATGTTAAAAGGACTGGTAGAAACTCATCACGACGAAGCCGAAAGAAGCTCAAGTCATGA
- the LOC101312806 gene encoding F-box protein CPR30-like, producing the protein MARELPQDIIENNILTRLPVKSLIRFTSVSKSWRSVILYNPRFAKSQFESSSKTHRVLVSSNDSPELKSLDLESPWFGHNSFSSRKLHFPFEQQPACCNFLGSSNGLVFVSLDNRFYIWNPSTRFFKKLPGIGYPSDESTVPMYYGAGYLSATDNYKVLIAYMLDSQEEEKSVEAVHVLSLKSLIWRMGNADSLGTNIFTCLQGTLSNEVLHWLYEYNYSTYDLVAFDLASEEFRIMQLPDFDDDGRSLHRCELGVVGGCLCVASYTDAAITCDSVDFWVMREYDVRESWTKVFNLDFSNLPVQPLLEKSPCGWFAMESSTVALKWTGKGIWFMRIDHKEQDKLGLYMIEGSGFAIVEYEESLIWIEEKEKVKKTRTSSRSLKKL; encoded by the coding sequence ATGGCGAGGGAATTGCCCCAAGATATTATAGAGAATAACATCCTCACCAGGCTTCCCGTCAAATCCCTAATCCGATTCACCTCCGTTTCGAAAAGCTGGCGTTCCGTTATACTTTACAACCCTAGATTCGCGAAATCCCAATTTGAATCATCTTCCAAGACTCACAGAGTCCTGGTCTCCAGCAACGACTCTCCTGAACTCAAATCTCTAGACTTGGAGTCGCCGTGGTTCGGACACAATTCCTTCTCTTCCAGGAAGCTGCATTTCCCATTCGAGCAGCAACCGGCGTGCTGCAACTTCCTAGGCTCCTCTAATGGCTTGGTGTTTGTATCATTGGACAACAGGTTCTACATCTGGAACCCCTCGACTCGATTCTTCAAGAAACTGCCTGGCATTGGTTATCCCTCGGATGAAAGCACCGTGCCAATGTACTATGGTGCTGGATATTTGTCCGCCACAGACAACTACAAGGTTCTGATAGCCTACATGCTTGATAGTCAAGAGGAGGAGAAAAGTGTCGAGGCCGTACATGTTTTATCATTGAAATCTCTCATTTGGAGAATGGGCAATGCTGATAGCCTTGGCACCAATATATTTACTTGTCTTCAGGGGACGCTTTCGAATGAGGTGCTACATTGGCTGTATGAGTACAACTATTCCACATACGATCTGGTTGCTTTTGATTTGGCTAGCGAGGAGTTCCGGATAATGCAGCTGCCGGATTTTGATGATGATGGTAGGAGTTTGCATAGGTGCGAGCTTGGGGTTGTTGGAGGGTGCCTGTGTGTTGCGAGTTATACTGATGCGGCTATTACTTGTGACTCTGTTGATTTTTGGGTGATGAGAGAATATGACGTGCGTGAGTCTTGGACTAAGGTTTTTAACCTGGATTTTTCCAACTTGCCTGTGCAGCCATTGCTTGAGAAATCACCGTGCGGTTGGTTTGCTATGGAAAGTAGCACAGTTGCCTTGAAATGGACTGGCAAGGGGATTTGGTTCATGAGGATTGATCATAAAGAACAAGATAAGCTCGGCCTGTATATGATTGAGGGGAGCGGGTTTGCGATTGTGGAATATGAAGAGAGTCTAATTTGGATTGAGGAGAAAGAGAAAGTTAAGAAGACTAGAACCTCATCTCGGAGCCTGAAAAAACTCTAG